One region of Bacteroidota bacterium genomic DNA includes:
- a CDS encoding acetyl-CoA C-acyltransferase, protein MKEVYIVSAVRTPIGNFGGVLSSMTATQLGAHAIKSALERVNLAPSEVQEVYMGNVLSAGVGQAPVTQASIWAGIPSNVPGTTINKVCASGMKAIALAAESILLGDNDCVIAGGMESMSNVPYYLDKARTGYKLGNGTVIDGLVKDGLWDVYKDYHMGNAAELCATECKISREEQDAYALESYRRSKEAYAKGAFKDEISPVSIPVKGKDPVVVSEDEEYKNLRADKVPTLKPAFQKDGTVTAANASKLNDGAAALVLMSKEKADALGLKPIAKILSYADAQQAPEWFTTTPAKALPKAIQKAGIKPEQVDFYEINEAFSVVAIANNQLMKLDPNKVNVHGGAVSLGHPLGASGARIIVTLIHVLKQHGGKIGAAGICNGGGGASAMVIQLT, encoded by the coding sequence ATGAAAGAAGTATATATAGTTTCTGCAGTGCGGACGCCAATTGGAAATTTTGGAGGAGTCCTTTCTTCGATGACAGCAACCCAATTGGGTGCACATGCAATCAAATCCGCTTTGGAGCGTGTTAATCTCGCTCCATCAGAAGTTCAGGAAGTCTATATGGGAAATGTGCTTTCCGCCGGAGTTGGACAGGCTCCTGTTACTCAGGCATCAATATGGGCTGGGATTCCATCAAATGTACCCGGAACAACTATCAACAAAGTATGTGCATCAGGGATGAAAGCTATCGCCCTTGCTGCAGAATCGATCCTGTTGGGTGATAATGATTGTGTAATTGCCGGTGGGATGGAAAGCATGAGCAATGTCCCCTACTATCTTGATAAAGCGAGGACTGGTTACAAGCTTGGAAACGGTACTGTGATAGATGGTTTGGTGAAAGATGGTCTTTGGGATGTTTATAAAGATTATCATATGGGAAATGCCGCGGAACTCTGTGCAACAGAATGTAAAATTTCCAGAGAAGAACAGGATGCATATGCTTTGGAATCTTACAGACGTTCAAAGGAAGCCTATGCCAAAGGAGCTTTTAAGGATGAGATCAGTCCGGTAAGTATTCCGGTAAAAGGAAAAGATCCTGTTGTTGTTTCAGAAGATGAGGAATACAAAAATCTTCGCGCGGACAAAGTGCCAACACTCAAACCCGCTTTTCAAAAAGACGGTACTGTTACTGCTGCCAATGCTTCCAAGTTGAATGACGGAGCCGCTGCTCTTGTCTTAATGAGTAAAGAAAAAGCTGATGCATTAGGACTTAAACCAATTGCCAAAATCCTTAGCTATGCCGATGCACAACAGGCTCCGGAATGGTTTACAACTACGCCAGCAAAGGCACTTCCAAAAGCTATCCAAAAAGCGGGAATAAAACCTGAGCAGGTTGACTTTTACGAAATAAATGAGGCTTTTTCTGTCGTTGCGATTGCAAATAATCAATTGATGAAACTTGATCCTAATAAGGTGAATGTTCATGGAGGAGCTGTTTCGCTGGGTCATCCTTTGGGCGCCTCCGGTGCAAGAATTATTGTGACGCTTATCCATGTTTTAAAACAACACGGAGGAAAAATTGGAGCTGCCGGAATTTGCAATGGCGGTGGCGGTGCAAGTGCCATGGTTATACAATTGACCTGA